In the Pseudoalteromonas undina genome, one interval contains:
- a CDS encoding methyltransferase domain-containing protein, which yields MINAQAANTNSRIKSPLACLAVNSLKQVTQRRFSTAANQYVTHAHVQKQAAIDLIKLIELDASTKHKHCVDLGAGPLVNTEELQGIYKQVIAMDLSLTMLKNSAVTAPRICADMDNLPFQQNSIDVVFSNFAMQWSANFEMLMHSLYSALKPGGQAYISTVVEGSLHEIKTAFAALDSHSHINNFLSSDNINQSVKKAGFIVNNAAEVIYTDEFTSPLKAISSIKAIGATSQNKATQRPGLLTKSALQKVCAAYPLINNQAHVSYHVVLLSLEKAKI from the coding sequence ATGATAAACGCACAAGCTGCAAATACGAACTCGCGTATAAAGTCACCGTTAGCTTGTTTAGCTGTTAATAGTTTAAAGCAGGTAACGCAACGCAGGTTTTCAACGGCGGCAAACCAATATGTAACTCATGCGCATGTACAAAAACAAGCCGCAATCGATTTAATTAAACTCATTGAGCTTGATGCGAGCACAAAGCACAAACATTGTGTTGATTTAGGCGCTGGGCCGTTAGTGAATACCGAAGAGTTACAAGGAATATATAAACAGGTAATTGCCATGGATTTAAGCCTTACCATGCTTAAAAATAGTGCAGTAACCGCACCGCGTATTTGCGCCGACATGGATAATTTACCCTTTCAACAAAATAGTATTGATGTGGTATTTAGTAATTTTGCAATGCAATGGTCGGCTAATTTTGAAATGCTAATGCATTCATTATATTCAGCTTTAAAGCCCGGTGGGCAGGCGTACATAAGTACGGTGGTAGAAGGCTCACTACATGAAATAAAAACGGCGTTTGCCGCGCTCGATTCGCATAGCCACATTAATAACTTTTTAAGTAGCGATAATATAAACCAATCGGTCAAAAAGGCAGGGTTTATTGTTAATAACGCGGCAGAGGTTATTTATACTGATGAGTTTACAAGCCCGCTTAAAGCGATTAGTTCAATTAAAGCCATTGGGGCAACGTCGCAAAATAAAGCAACGCAACGCCCTGGTTTATTAACTAAATCGGCGCTACAAAAAGTATGTGCGGCGTATCCGCTTATAAACAACCAAGCCCATGTATCTTACCATGTGGTATTGTTATCATTAGAAAAAGCAAAAATTTAA
- a CDS encoding aminotransferase class I/II-fold pyridoxal phosphate-dependent enzyme, whose amino-acid sequence MSFDFINSHLQARQQSALNRKRYVIEQASAREIIVDNKHYLNFASNDYLGFADEPTVFEGMQSLGSHSSALVTGYQGAQQQLEKYLCAQLGYNNAMLFNSGFSANSSVIKALFQDKAIAQQSAIFQDKLNHASLIDGALHANAALVRFNHNDMNHLRSRLEKSNAKYKLIVSEGVFSMDGDQAPLIELLSLAKAHNAWLMIDDAHGFGVLGKSGLGSCEPLIAADNLPDILVITFGKAVASSGACVLGSSEFIDYMLQFNRDYTYSTAMSPFIALHTLSRIKTIRDASHKRAKLNANIALFKRLANEHKIALMDSTTAIQPLILGCAEQTLKACEQLKQQGIWLTAIRPPTVQHNTSRLRVTLTAAHTEQDITTLVNCLKKAIA is encoded by the coding sequence ATGTCATTTGATTTTATAAATAGCCATTTACAAGCGCGCCAGCAAAGCGCGCTCAACCGCAAACGTTATGTTATTGAGCAAGCCAGTGCGCGTGAAATTATAGTTGATAATAAACACTATCTTAATTTTGCTAGTAACGACTACCTAGGCTTTGCCGATGAGCCCACTGTGTTTGAAGGCATGCAGAGCTTAGGAAGTCATAGTTCTGCTTTAGTTACTGGCTATCAAGGTGCGCAGCAACAGCTCGAAAAATACTTATGTGCTCAGTTGGGCTATAACAATGCCATGCTGTTTAATTCGGGCTTTAGTGCTAATAGCAGTGTTATAAAAGCGCTATTTCAAGATAAAGCCATTGCTCAACAAAGTGCGATTTTTCAGGATAAACTTAATCATGCGAGCTTAATCGACGGCGCATTGCATGCAAACGCAGCACTTGTGCGCTTTAACCATAACGACATGAATCATTTACGTTCACGGCTCGAAAAGTCCAATGCTAAGTATAAATTGATCGTGAGTGAGGGTGTATTCTCGATGGATGGCGACCAAGCACCTTTAATTGAGTTACTGAGTTTAGCTAAAGCACATAACGCCTGGTTAATGATAGACGATGCGCATGGCTTTGGCGTACTGGGTAAATCGGGTTTGGGAAGCTGTGAGCCACTTATAGCGGCAGATAATTTGCCAGATATTTTAGTGATCACCTTTGGTAAAGCGGTGGCAAGTAGCGGGGCGTGTGTATTAGGTTCAAGTGAATTTATTGATTACATGCTGCAGTTTAACCGCGATTACACTTATTCGACTGCAATGTCGCCATTTATTGCTTTGCATACATTATCAAGAATTAAAACCATACGTGATGCTAGCCACAAGCGTGCCAAATTAAACGCTAATATTGCTTTATTTAAACGTTTAGCCAATGAACACAAAATTGCCTTAATGGATTCAACAACTGCCATTCAACCCCTAATTTTAGGGTGTGCCGAACAGACCTTAAAAGCCTGTGAGCAGCTCAAACAGCAGGGAATTTGGCTAACCGCTATTCGCCCGCCCACGGTGCAGCATAATACCTCAAGGCTTCGCGTTACCTTAACCGCCGCCCATACCGAGCAAGATATTACAACATTGGTAAATTGTTTAAAAAAGGCCATTGCATGA
- the bioB gene encoding biotin synthase BioB, producing the protein MELATVRHDWTHSEVKALFEMPFNDLLFKAATVHRANFNPNQVQISTLLSIKTGACPEDCKYCPQSGHYKTDLERERLLEVEKVVEQARLAKQKGATRFCMGAAWSDPKDRDMPYISKMVKEVKELGLETCMTLGKLTNEKAHALSDAGLDYYNHNLDTSPEYYEQIISTRTFADRLNTIDHVRDAGMKVCSGGIVGMGEQPSDRYGLLMQLANLPQQPESVPINMLVKVKGTPLENVDDLDQFEFIRTIATARIMMPHSYVRLSAGRSAMNEQMQSMCFFAGANSIFYGDKLLTTENPEADADMQLIKKLGMNPETAEDYSDEAVAASLSSKVADKASSELFYPA; encoded by the coding sequence ATGGAGCTTGCAACAGTTCGCCACGATTGGACCCATAGCGAGGTTAAAGCCTTATTTGAAATGCCGTTTAACGATCTGCTTTTTAAAGCCGCGACCGTACACCGTGCTAATTTTAATCCTAATCAGGTGCAAATTTCTACTTTACTATCAATAAAAACAGGTGCTTGCCCTGAAGATTGTAAATATTGCCCGCAATCAGGTCATTATAAAACCGACCTAGAGCGAGAGCGCCTGCTAGAAGTAGAAAAAGTAGTAGAGCAAGCACGCCTTGCAAAACAAAAAGGCGCCACCCGTTTTTGTATGGGCGCTGCGTGGTCAGATCCTAAAGATCGTGATATGCCGTACATTTCAAAAATGGTTAAAGAAGTAAAAGAGCTTGGCCTTGAAACCTGTATGACCCTAGGTAAGCTTACCAATGAAAAAGCCCATGCGCTGAGTGATGCAGGGCTTGACTACTATAATCATAATTTAGATACCTCACCTGAATACTACGAACAAATTATATCTACCCGTACCTTTGCAGACAGACTAAACACTATTGATCATGTGCGTGATGCCGGTATGAAAGTTTGTTCTGGCGGTATTGTCGGTATGGGTGAGCAACCCAGCGATCGTTATGGGTTATTAATGCAATTGGCTAATTTACCGCAGCAACCAGAAAGCGTCCCTATTAATATGCTAGTAAAAGTAAAAGGAACACCGCTTGAAAACGTAGACGACTTAGATCAGTTTGAGTTTATTCGTACTATTGCCACCGCGCGTATTATGATGCCGCACAGCTATGTACGTTTATCGGCAGGGCGCAGCGCAATGAATGAGCAAATGCAATCGATGTGTTTTTTTGCCGGTGCTAATTCCATTTTTTATGGTGATAAACTTCTTACTACTGAAAACCCAGAAGCAGATGCCGATATGCAATTAATTAAAAAGCTGGGTATGAACCCTGAAACGGCCGAAGACTATTCAGATGAAGCCGTTGCTGCGTCGTTATCTTCTAAAGTGGCCGATAAAGCCAGTTCAGAATTGTTTTATCCTGCTTAA
- the bioD gene encoding dethiobiotin synthase: MQQFFITGTDTDAGKTHVTSLLLKLLAQHKQRAIGFKPIASGCELAFDQLVNADALMLMESATVSAKYDIINPFAFEPAIAPHIAAEQVGVTLSVEKLLTAYKNVKQQGADYLLTEGAGGWALPINDNEYLYDWVKAEQLPVILVVGMKLGCINHALLTAAHMQSMGVNCIGWIANQVDATMDEYQANLDSLKTRLPFPLLAISPYTEQTPKLQIYKTLLTALAINA; the protein is encoded by the coding sequence ATGCAGCAATTTTTTATTACCGGTACCGATACCGACGCTGGTAAAACCCACGTAACTAGTTTGCTATTAAAGTTACTCGCCCAACATAAGCAGCGTGCAATAGGTTTTAAACCGATTGCATCAGGGTGTGAACTTGCGTTTGATCAGCTCGTGAATGCCGATGCCTTAATGCTAATGGAAAGCGCGACTGTGAGTGCTAAATACGACATTATTAATCCGTTTGCTTTTGAGCCCGCCATAGCTCCGCACATTGCAGCAGAGCAAGTGGGAGTAACCCTAAGCGTTGAAAAGCTACTTACCGCTTATAAAAATGTGAAGCAACAAGGTGCAGACTACCTGCTAACAGAAGGTGCGGGCGGCTGGGCATTGCCAATTAACGACAACGAATATTTATATGACTGGGTAAAAGCAGAGCAACTACCCGTAATATTAGTAGTAGGGATGAAACTAGGCTGTATAAATCATGCATTACTCACTGCAGCACATATGCAAAGTATGGGTGTTAATTGCATTGGCTGGATTGCCAACCAAGTTGATGCCACGATGGATGAATACCAAGCAAACCTAGATTCGCTTAAAACACGTTTACCATTCCCGTTGCTTGCTATAAGCCCCTATACCGAGCAAACCCCTAAATTACAAATTTATAAAACTCTTCTTACTGCACTTGCTATAAATGCCTAA